One Gadus morhua chromosome 1, gadMor3.0, whole genome shotgun sequence DNA segment encodes these proteins:
- the zgc:174906 gene encoding uncharacterized protein zgc:174906 isoform X1, translating to MDKESETSNHQLLRCLKPELIEILSADPELLLQYAHSRKLVTENGYKKVRAQQISTEKVTTLLDLIYDGGRKASHGLLELLKEDTFQENFPRLSILVNPDPEEASKRTTEDSTQQSRSTNQPCMSVVSEIVTQKQLLKVAGAMSRTWKEVGIQVLDISSEKLDAIEAENNTQKMRAFRMLQTWRSRKRENATAAKLHDLLSHEDLGLDPEVLDSLLESS from the exons ATGGATAAAGAATCAGAAACATCAAACCATCAGCTGCTGAGGTGCTTGAAACCAGAGTTGATTGAAATCTTGAGTGCTGATCCCGAATTACTTCTGCAGTATGCACACTCTCGCAAGCTTGTGACAGAAAATGGGTACAAGAAGGTCAGAGCCCAACAGATTTCAACTGAGAAGGTGACAACTCTACTGGATCTGATATACGACGGAGGGCGTAAGGCCTCACACGGACTGCTGGAACTGCTGAAGGAAGATACCTTTCAGGAGAACTTCCCAAGACTGTCTATCCTGGTGAACCCAGACCCAG AAGAAGCATCAAAGAGGACCACTGAGGATTCAACACAACAGTCAAGATCTACAAATCAACCATGCATGAGTGTTG TCTCTGAAATAGTGACACAGAAACAGCTGCTGAAGGTGGCTGGTGCGATGTCCCGTACCTGGAAGGAAGTTGGAATACAGGTGCTGGATATTAGCAGCGAGAAGTTGGATGCGATTGAAGCGGAAAATAACACCCAAAAGATGCGAGCATTTCGCATGCTGCAAACTTGGCGTTCTCGTAAAAGGGAAAATGCCACAGCAGCCAAGCTGCATGACCTCCTCAGCCATGAGGATTTGGGCCTTGACCCTGAGGTGTTGGATTCTCTACTGGAGAGCAGTTGA
- the znf740b gene encoding zinc finger protein 740b isoform X5 → MALMQANGIPGQKKMMSPLGQGQRDNPESHHSHHSHGHQPHHHGHQLHHSHMGHPSNGSCPPLVRDAAKSSQLLIRKDGDYHASRMMDEKGIQANQNMQPKKKHKKSGIPNKMKEKMEPIMPPMVMEDDSLKVQKNFICDHCYGAYRSSYHLKRHMLTHTGEKPYACDSCEMRFIQRYHLDRHKRVHSGEKPYQCDRCHQNFSRTDRLLRHRRLCTAGGVGKEEIQACCDSRASAYPQDPPGHTATWSPLQPSNNRLTV, encoded by the exons ATGGCACTGATGCAGGCAAACGGCATTCCAGGTCAGAAGAAGATGATGTCACCACTAGGCCAGGGCCAGAGGGACAACCCTGAGAGTCACCATTCCCATCACAGCCACGGGCATCAGCCTCACCACCACGGCCACCAGCTACACCACAGTCACATGGGCCATCCCTCCAATGGAAGCTGCCCGCCACTGGTGAGAGACGCTGCAAAAAGCAGTCAGTTG TTGATCAGAAAGGATGGTGATTATCACGCATCGAGAATGATGGATGAAAAGGGCATCCAGGCAAACCAGAATATGCAGCCCAAGAAAAAGCATAAAAAATCAGGGATCCCCAACAAAATGAAAGAGAAGATGGAG CCCATCATGCCGCCCATGGTCATGGAGGACGACTCGCTGAAGGTGCAGAAGAACTTCATCTGTGACCACTGCTACGGGGCGTACCGGAGCAGCTACCACCTCAAGCGGCACATGCTCACTCACACAG GGGAGAAGCCGTATGCATGCGACTCGTGTGAAATGCGGTTCATCCAGCGCTACCACCTGGACAGACATAAGCGTGTGCACAGCGGAGAGAAACCATACCAGTGCGACCGGTGCCATCAG AACTTCTCGCGGACAGACCGGCTCCTACGGCACCGGCGCCTGTGCACGGCGGGCGGCGTCGGCAAGGAGGAGATCCAGGCGTGCTGCGACAGCCGCGCGTCGGCCTACCCCCAGGATCCCCCCGGCCACACCGCCACCTGGAGCCCCCTACAGCCCTCCAACAACCGCCTGACTGTctga
- the znf740b gene encoding zinc finger protein 740b isoform X2, with amino-acid sequence MTHHSNTSVRDHMKWAGLLGCEAVLSSMALMQANGIPGQKKMMSPLGQGQRDNPESHHSHHSHGHQPHHHGHQLHHSHMGHPSNGSCPPLVRDAAKSSQLLIRKDGDYHASRMMDEKGIQANQNMQPKKKHKKSGIPNKMKEKMEPIMPPMVMEDDSLKVQKNFICDHCYGAYRSSYHLKRHMLTHTGEKPYACDSCEMRFIQRYHLDRHKRVHSGEKPYQCDRCHQNFSRTDRLLRHRRLCTAGGVGKEEIQACCDSRASAYPQDPPGHTATWSPLQPSNNRLTV; translated from the exons ATGACACACCATTCCAACACTTCTGTTCGAGATCATATGAAATGG GCTGGACTTCTGGGCTGTGAGGCAGTGCTGTCCAGCATGGCACTGATGCAGGCAAACGGCATTCCAGGTCAGAAGAAGATGATGTCACCACTAGGCCAGGGCCAGAGGGACAACCCTGAGAGTCACCATTCCCATCACAGCCACGGGCATCAGCCTCACCACCACGGCCACCAGCTACACCACAGTCACATGGGCCATCCCTCCAATGGAAGCTGCCCGCCACTGGTGAGAGACGCTGCAAAAAGCAGTCAGTTG TTGATCAGAAAGGATGGTGATTATCACGCATCGAGAATGATGGATGAAAAGGGCATCCAGGCAAACCAGAATATGCAGCCCAAGAAAAAGCATAAAAAATCAGGGATCCCCAACAAAATGAAAGAGAAGATGGAG CCCATCATGCCGCCCATGGTCATGGAGGACGACTCGCTGAAGGTGCAGAAGAACTTCATCTGTGACCACTGCTACGGGGCGTACCGGAGCAGCTACCACCTCAAGCGGCACATGCTCACTCACACAG GGGAGAAGCCGTATGCATGCGACTCGTGTGAAATGCGGTTCATCCAGCGCTACCACCTGGACAGACATAAGCGTGTGCACAGCGGAGAGAAACCATACCAGTGCGACCGGTGCCATCAG AACTTCTCGCGGACAGACCGGCTCCTACGGCACCGGCGCCTGTGCACGGCGGGCGGCGTCGGCAAGGAGGAGATCCAGGCGTGCTGCGACAGCCGCGCGTCGGCCTACCCCCAGGATCCCCCCGGCCACACCGCCACCTGGAGCCCCCTACAGCCCTCCAACAACCGCCTGACTGTctga
- the zgc:174906 gene encoding uncharacterized protein zgc:174906 isoform X2 translates to MDKESETSNHQLLRCLKPELIEILSADPELLLQYAHSRKLVTENGYKKVRAQQISTEKVTTLLDLIYDGGRKASHGLLELLKEDTFQENFPRLSILVNPDPEASKRTTEDSTQQSRSTNQPCMSVVSEIVTQKQLLKVAGAMSRTWKEVGIQVLDISSEKLDAIEAENNTQKMRAFRMLQTWRSRKRENATAAKLHDLLSHEDLGLDPEVLDSLLESS, encoded by the exons ATGGATAAAGAATCAGAAACATCAAACCATCAGCTGCTGAGGTGCTTGAAACCAGAGTTGATTGAAATCTTGAGTGCTGATCCCGAATTACTTCTGCAGTATGCACACTCTCGCAAGCTTGTGACAGAAAATGGGTACAAGAAGGTCAGAGCCCAACAGATTTCAACTGAGAAGGTGACAACTCTACTGGATCTGATATACGACGGAGGGCGTAAGGCCTCACACGGACTGCTGGAACTGCTGAAGGAAGATACCTTTCAGGAGAACTTCCCAAGACTGTCTATCCTGGTGAACCCAGACCCAG AAGCATCAAAGAGGACCACTGAGGATTCAACACAACAGTCAAGATCTACAAATCAACCATGCATGAGTGTTG TCTCTGAAATAGTGACACAGAAACAGCTGCTGAAGGTGGCTGGTGCGATGTCCCGTACCTGGAAGGAAGTTGGAATACAGGTGCTGGATATTAGCAGCGAGAAGTTGGATGCGATTGAAGCGGAAAATAACACCCAAAAGATGCGAGCATTTCGCATGCTGCAAACTTGGCGTTCTCGTAAAAGGGAAAATGCCACAGCAGCCAAGCTGCATGACCTCCTCAGCCATGAGGATTTGGGCCTTGACCCTGAGGTGTTGGATTCTCTACTGGAGAGCAGTTGA
- the znf740b gene encoding zinc finger protein 740b isoform X3 gives MTHHSNTSVRDHMKWVSAGLLGCEAVLSSMALMQANGIPGQKKMMSPLGQGQRDNPESHHSHHSHGHQPHHHGHQLHHSHMGHPSNGSCPPLLIRKDGDYHASRMMDEKGIQANQNMQPKKKHKKSGIPNKMKEKMEPIMPPMVMEDDSLKVQKNFICDHCYGAYRSSYHLKRHMLTHTGEKPYACDSCEMRFIQRYHLDRHKRVHSGEKPYQCDRCHQNFSRTDRLLRHRRLCTAGGVGKEEIQACCDSRASAYPQDPPGHTATWSPLQPSNNRLTV, from the exons ATGACACACCATTCCAACACTTCTGTTCGAGATCATATGAAATGGGTCAGT GCTGGACTTCTGGGCTGTGAGGCAGTGCTGTCCAGCATGGCACTGATGCAGGCAAACGGCATTCCAGGTCAGAAGAAGATGATGTCACCACTAGGCCAGGGCCAGAGGGACAACCCTGAGAGTCACCATTCCCATCACAGCCACGGGCATCAGCCTCACCACCACGGCCACCAGCTACACCACAGTCACATGGGCCATCCCTCCAATGGAAGCTGCCCGCCACTG TTGATCAGAAAGGATGGTGATTATCACGCATCGAGAATGATGGATGAAAAGGGCATCCAGGCAAACCAGAATATGCAGCCCAAGAAAAAGCATAAAAAATCAGGGATCCCCAACAAAATGAAAGAGAAGATGGAG CCCATCATGCCGCCCATGGTCATGGAGGACGACTCGCTGAAGGTGCAGAAGAACTTCATCTGTGACCACTGCTACGGGGCGTACCGGAGCAGCTACCACCTCAAGCGGCACATGCTCACTCACACAG GGGAGAAGCCGTATGCATGCGACTCGTGTGAAATGCGGTTCATCCAGCGCTACCACCTGGACAGACATAAGCGTGTGCACAGCGGAGAGAAACCATACCAGTGCGACCGGTGCCATCAG AACTTCTCGCGGACAGACCGGCTCCTACGGCACCGGCGCCTGTGCACGGCGGGCGGCGTCGGCAAGGAGGAGATCCAGGCGTGCTGCGACAGCCGCGCGTCGGCCTACCCCCAGGATCCCCCCGGCCACACCGCCACCTGGAGCCCCCTACAGCCCTCCAACAACCGCCTGACTGTctga
- the znf740b gene encoding zinc finger protein 740b isoform X4 — protein MTHHSNTSVRDHMKWAGLLGCEAVLSSMALMQANGIPGQKKMMSPLGQGQRDNPESHHSHHSHGHQPHHHGHQLHHSHMGHPSNGSCPPLLIRKDGDYHASRMMDEKGIQANQNMQPKKKHKKSGIPNKMKEKMEPIMPPMVMEDDSLKVQKNFICDHCYGAYRSSYHLKRHMLTHTGEKPYACDSCEMRFIQRYHLDRHKRVHSGEKPYQCDRCHQNFSRTDRLLRHRRLCTAGGVGKEEIQACCDSRASAYPQDPPGHTATWSPLQPSNNRLTV, from the exons ATGACACACCATTCCAACACTTCTGTTCGAGATCATATGAAATGG GCTGGACTTCTGGGCTGTGAGGCAGTGCTGTCCAGCATGGCACTGATGCAGGCAAACGGCATTCCAGGTCAGAAGAAGATGATGTCACCACTAGGCCAGGGCCAGAGGGACAACCCTGAGAGTCACCATTCCCATCACAGCCACGGGCATCAGCCTCACCACCACGGCCACCAGCTACACCACAGTCACATGGGCCATCCCTCCAATGGAAGCTGCCCGCCACTG TTGATCAGAAAGGATGGTGATTATCACGCATCGAGAATGATGGATGAAAAGGGCATCCAGGCAAACCAGAATATGCAGCCCAAGAAAAAGCATAAAAAATCAGGGATCCCCAACAAAATGAAAGAGAAGATGGAG CCCATCATGCCGCCCATGGTCATGGAGGACGACTCGCTGAAGGTGCAGAAGAACTTCATCTGTGACCACTGCTACGGGGCGTACCGGAGCAGCTACCACCTCAAGCGGCACATGCTCACTCACACAG GGGAGAAGCCGTATGCATGCGACTCGTGTGAAATGCGGTTCATCCAGCGCTACCACCTGGACAGACATAAGCGTGTGCACAGCGGAGAGAAACCATACCAGTGCGACCGGTGCCATCAG AACTTCTCGCGGACAGACCGGCTCCTACGGCACCGGCGCCTGTGCACGGCGGGCGGCGTCGGCAAGGAGGAGATCCAGGCGTGCTGCGACAGCCGCGCGTCGGCCTACCCCCAGGATCCCCCCGGCCACACCGCCACCTGGAGCCCCCTACAGCCCTCCAACAACCGCCTGACTGTctga
- the LOC115542183 gene encoding THAP domain-containing protein 2: MPQTCAAFGCSNRRNDTSKCRGITFHKFPKDPVRRKDWTIAMRRKDFQPNNTTVLCSSHFTTDDFDRTGQTIRLKDCVSPSVFTSTPEHLKKVPHKARLTRTSMKAAEERVVSVVVPGVTRTTPSTAVKSIPDHHYALDQIQVKSKVIKAQKRIDELEKQLRNAKDRERRLKLTVKSLISNQTE; encoded by the exons atgccaCAAACATGTGCAGCATTTGGGTGCTCCAACCGGAGGAATGACACAAGTAAATGTCGTGGTATAACCTTTCACAA GTTTCCCAAGGATCCAGTGAGAAGAAAGGACTGGACTATTGCCATGAGGCGCAAGGACTTCCAACCTAACAACACAACAGTACTCTGCAGTAGTCACTTCACTACAGATGATTTTGACCGAACTGGACAAACTATTCGTTTGAAGGATTGTGTCAGTCCTTCGGTCTTTACATCCACCCCAGAACATCTGAAAaaa GTGCCTCATAAAGCCAGACTGACCAGGACCTCCATGAAAGCTGCCGAAGAGCGCGTTGTTTCGGTAGTAGTTCCTGGAGTGACACGCACCACCCCATCAACCGCTGTAAAGAGTATCCCG GATCATCACTATGCACTTGACCAGATACAAGTAAAATCCAAAGTCATCAAGGCTCAAAAGAGGATAGATGAACTGGAAAAGCAGCTTAGAAATGCAAAGGATCGCGAGAGAAGGTTGAAACTTACCGTGAAGTCACTGATTTCAAACCAGACCGAGTAG
- the znf740b gene encoding zinc finger protein 740b isoform X1, which produces MTHHSNTSVRDHMKWVSAGLLGCEAVLSSMALMQANGIPGQKKMMSPLGQGQRDNPESHHSHHSHGHQPHHHGHQLHHSHMGHPSNGSCPPLVRDAAKSSQLLIRKDGDYHASRMMDEKGIQANQNMQPKKKHKKSGIPNKMKEKMEPIMPPMVMEDDSLKVQKNFICDHCYGAYRSSYHLKRHMLTHTGEKPYACDSCEMRFIQRYHLDRHKRVHSGEKPYQCDRCHQNFSRTDRLLRHRRLCTAGGVGKEEIQACCDSRASAYPQDPPGHTATWSPLQPSNNRLTV; this is translated from the exons ATGACACACCATTCCAACACTTCTGTTCGAGATCATATGAAATGGGTCAGT GCTGGACTTCTGGGCTGTGAGGCAGTGCTGTCCAGCATGGCACTGATGCAGGCAAACGGCATTCCAGGTCAGAAGAAGATGATGTCACCACTAGGCCAGGGCCAGAGGGACAACCCTGAGAGTCACCATTCCCATCACAGCCACGGGCATCAGCCTCACCACCACGGCCACCAGCTACACCACAGTCACATGGGCCATCCCTCCAATGGAAGCTGCCCGCCACTGGTGAGAGACGCTGCAAAAAGCAGTCAGTTG TTGATCAGAAAGGATGGTGATTATCACGCATCGAGAATGATGGATGAAAAGGGCATCCAGGCAAACCAGAATATGCAGCCCAAGAAAAAGCATAAAAAATCAGGGATCCCCAACAAAATGAAAGAGAAGATGGAG CCCATCATGCCGCCCATGGTCATGGAGGACGACTCGCTGAAGGTGCAGAAGAACTTCATCTGTGACCACTGCTACGGGGCGTACCGGAGCAGCTACCACCTCAAGCGGCACATGCTCACTCACACAG GGGAGAAGCCGTATGCATGCGACTCGTGTGAAATGCGGTTCATCCAGCGCTACCACCTGGACAGACATAAGCGTGTGCACAGCGGAGAGAAACCATACCAGTGCGACCGGTGCCATCAG AACTTCTCGCGGACAGACCGGCTCCTACGGCACCGGCGCCTGTGCACGGCGGGCGGCGTCGGCAAGGAGGAGATCCAGGCGTGCTGCGACAGCCGCGCGTCGGCCTACCCCCAGGATCCCCCCGGCCACACCGCCACCTGGAGCCCCCTACAGCCCTCCAACAACCGCCTGACTGTctga
- the znf740b gene encoding zinc finger protein 740b isoform X6, protein MALMQANGIPGQKKMMSPLGQGQRDNPESHHSHHSHGHQPHHHGHQLHHSHMGHPSNGSCPPLLIRKDGDYHASRMMDEKGIQANQNMQPKKKHKKSGIPNKMKEKMEPIMPPMVMEDDSLKVQKNFICDHCYGAYRSSYHLKRHMLTHTGEKPYACDSCEMRFIQRYHLDRHKRVHSGEKPYQCDRCHQNFSRTDRLLRHRRLCTAGGVGKEEIQACCDSRASAYPQDPPGHTATWSPLQPSNNRLTV, encoded by the exons ATGGCACTGATGCAGGCAAACGGCATTCCAGGTCAGAAGAAGATGATGTCACCACTAGGCCAGGGCCAGAGGGACAACCCTGAGAGTCACCATTCCCATCACAGCCACGGGCATCAGCCTCACCACCACGGCCACCAGCTACACCACAGTCACATGGGCCATCCCTCCAATGGAAGCTGCCCGCCACTG TTGATCAGAAAGGATGGTGATTATCACGCATCGAGAATGATGGATGAAAAGGGCATCCAGGCAAACCAGAATATGCAGCCCAAGAAAAAGCATAAAAAATCAGGGATCCCCAACAAAATGAAAGAGAAGATGGAG CCCATCATGCCGCCCATGGTCATGGAGGACGACTCGCTGAAGGTGCAGAAGAACTTCATCTGTGACCACTGCTACGGGGCGTACCGGAGCAGCTACCACCTCAAGCGGCACATGCTCACTCACACAG GGGAGAAGCCGTATGCATGCGACTCGTGTGAAATGCGGTTCATCCAGCGCTACCACCTGGACAGACATAAGCGTGTGCACAGCGGAGAGAAACCATACCAGTGCGACCGGTGCCATCAG AACTTCTCGCGGACAGACCGGCTCCTACGGCACCGGCGCCTGTGCACGGCGGGCGGCGTCGGCAAGGAGGAGATCCAGGCGTGCTGCGACAGCCGCGCGTCGGCCTACCCCCAGGATCCCCCCGGCCACACCGCCACCTGGAGCCCCCTACAGCCCTCCAACAACCGCCTGACTGTctga